Proteins from one Impatiens glandulifera chromosome 2, dImpGla2.1, whole genome shotgun sequence genomic window:
- the LOC124926238 gene encoding glucose-1-phosphate adenylyltransferase large subunit 1-like, which translates to MYFNTHLATVSNLENGFWGQRNWCQLGKGLRSGKWVRKIEYGISCSAVTSENGRNILTVQTPPLERQRVNPKNVAAIILGGGQGTQLFPLTLKAATPAVPVGGCYKLIDIPMSNCINNGINKIFILTQFNSASLNRHIARTYFGNGVSFGDGFVEVLAATQTAGETGLKWFQGTADAVRQFSWVFEDAKNKNVEHILILSGDHLYRMNYMDFIQNHIDRNADITVSCVPVGEDRASDYGLMKCDSNGRVVQFTEKPKGDDLKAMKVDTSTLHGLSPEEAAEAPYIASMGVYVFKADVLLNLLKLRYPTFHDFGSEIIPSAVDEQNVHAYVFRDYWEDIGTIKSFYEANLALTKEFPSFQFYDPTTPIFTSPRFLPPTKIDKCKIKDSIISHGCFLRESCSIQHSIVGERSRIDFGVELKDSLMMGADHYQTESEIASLLAEGKIPMGIGSNTKISKCIIDKNAKIGKNVIIKNKDGVEEADRPEEGFYIRSGITIILEKATIKDGMVF; encoded by the exons ATGTACTTCAATACCCACTTGGCAACTGTGAGTAATTTGGAAAATGGGTTTTGGGGACAAAGAAATTGGTGTCAATTGGGTAAAGGCTTGAGAAGTGGCAAATGGGTGAGGAAGATTGAGTATGGGATTTCTTGTTCTGCTGTTACATCTGAAAATGGAAGGAATATTTTG ACTGTTCAAACACCCCCACTTGAAAGACAACGAGTAAACCCAAAAAATGTTGCTGCAATTATATTGGGTGGTGGTCAGGGGACTCAGCTATTTCCTCTTACACTTAAAGCGGCTACACCAGCT GTTCCAGTTGGAGGATGTTATAAACTTATTGATATTCCAATGAGTAACTGCATTAACAATGGAATAAACAAGATATTTATCCTCACTCAATTCAACTCTGCATCTCTTAACCGTCATATTGCTAGAACATATTTCGGAAATGGTGTGAGCTTTGGTGATGGATTTGTGGAG GTTCTTGCAGCTACTCAAACAGCTGGAGAAACTGGTCTAAAGTGGTTCCAAGGAACTGCAGATGCTGTGAGGCAATTTAGTTGGGTATTTGAG GATGCCAAGAACAAGAATGTTGAACACATTCTTATATTGTCTGGTGACCATCTTTACCGTATGAACTATATGGACTTTATCCAG AATCACATCGACAGAAATGCTGATATAACTGTTTCATGTGTACCCGTGGGAGAAGA CCGGGCATCGGACTATGGATTGATGAAATGTGATAGTAATGGACGAGTTGTACAATTTACTGAAAAACCAAAGGGTGATGATCTGAAAGCAATG AAAGTGGATACTTCTACTCTCCACGGCTTGTCTCCAGAGGAAGCTGCGGAAGCTCCTTATATTGCTTCGATGGGTGTGTATGTGTTTAAGGCCGACGTTTTATTGAACCTTCTGAAGTTGAGATATCCAACTTTCCATGACTTTGGATCAGAAATCATACCTTCTGCTGTGGACGAGCAGAATGTTCAT GCATATGTGTTCCGAGATTATTGGGAGGATATTGGAACAATAAAGAGTTTCTATGAGGCTAATTTGGCCCTAACAAAAGAG TTTCCAAGTTTCCAATTCTATGATCCAACTACGCCCATATTCACATCGCCTAGGTTCTTACCACCAACCAAGATTGATAAGTGCAAG ATTAAAGATTCAATAATCTCACACGGTTGTTTCTTAAGAGAAAGTTGTAGCATTCAGCATTCGATTGTTGGTGAAAGATCGCGTATAGACTTTGGTGTTGAGCTTAAG GACTCTTTGATGATGGGAGCTGATCATTACCAAACTGAATCAGAGATAGCCTCTTTACTTGCAGAGGGTAAGATCCCAATGGGCATTGGCAGCAATACCAAAATCAG CAAGTGTATAATTGACAAGAATGCAAAGATAGGGAAAAATGTCATTATCAAGAACAAAGAT GGTGTTGAAGAGGCAGACAGACCCGAGGAAGGATTCTATATTCGATCAGGAATCACCATCATACTAGAAAAGGCTACAATCAAAGATGGAATGGTTTTCTAA
- the LOC124926239 gene encoding putative pectinesterase 11: MGIVIIRGGGGVLVPVSALGIVIVFCWLMAEAKSTAVLFRVDQYGKGGFKKIQDAIDAVPHNNNRVVFIWVKPGVYREKIIVPADKPFITLSGTLASNTIITWNEGGNILESATVTVLASDFVCRYLTVQNTYGSEDKAVALRVKAERASFYDCRILSYQDTLFDESGKHYYKNCYIEGATDFICGNGASLFQGCHLHSVSKVGGAITAQKRTWRWQKTGFTFFGCKITGSGSAVLGRPWGAYSRVVFILTYMSKVVLPQGWDDWEDQNKHRSVYYGEYNCYGAGANRGRRVKWSRSLSKYEAQAFINSRLMLAQIKTSLT, encoded by the exons ATGGGGATTGTTATTATAAGGGGTGGTGGTGGTGTTCTTGTTCCTGTTTCAGCATTGGGGATTGTAATAGTATTCTGCTGGCTCATGGCCGAAGCCAAATCTACTGCAGTTCTGTTTCGGGTTGATCAATATGGGAAAGGAGGGTTTAAGAAGATACAGGACGCCATTGATGCTGTTCCTCATAACAACAACCGTGTTGTTTTCATTTGGGTTAAGCCAGGAGTTTAcag AGAGAAGATTATTGTTCCAGCTGACAAGCCTTTCATTACTCTTAGCGGTACTTTGGCTTCTAACACCATAATAACGTGGAATGAAGGTGGGAACATTCTAGAATCCGCCACTGTTACAGTTCTAGCTTCTGATTTCGTCTGCCGCTACCTCACAGTTCAG AACACTTATGGAAGTGAAGACAAGGCAGTGGCACTGAGAGTGAAGGCGGAAAGGGCTTCCTTTTACGATTGCAGGATCCTCTCGTACCAAGACACTCTATTTGATGAATCAGGAAAGCATTACTACAAGAACTGTTACATTGAAGGAGCCACTGACTTCATTTGTGGCAACGGGGCTTCCCTTTTTCAA GGGTGCCATTTGCATTCGGTTTCGAAAGTGGGAGGGGCGATCACAGCTCAGAAGAGGACATGGCGGTGGCAGAAAACAGGGTTCACCTTCTTTGGGTGTAAAATTACTGGTTCCGGGAGCGCTGTATTAGGAAGGCCATGGGGGGCTTACTCCAGGGTGGTATTTATCCTTACTTATATGTCTAAAGTGGTGCTTCCACAGGGCTGGGATGATTGGGAAGACCAAAACAAGCACAG AAGTGTATATTATGGAGAGTACAATTGCTATGGGGCAGGGGCAAACAGAGGAAGAAGGGTAAAATGGTCAAGAAGTTTGTCTAAATATGAGGCCCAAGCATTTATCAATAGTAGACTTATGCTTGCTCAAATCAAGACAAGCTTGACTTAG